GGCGGAAGATATGGCTACGGCAATGGACGCGCGCGGGTATCGTGGCGGGGAAGGACGAACGAAATTGCGTGTCCTTAAATGGCGCTTGCAAGATACCGTTGCCTGCATGGTTGTTATCGGTGTGGGCGTAGTCTTGGCGTTGTTGCGAGATGGCTAGGGGCAAGCGGCTGAAATAAGGGATCAACGTTAGTTGTGGCGCCAAAAAAAGCCAAGAATTAGACGGCACCCGGCGATTGTGTCGCCACTGGGAGGATATACCGATGGCACGTTGGAAAGCGACCATTGCTTATGATGGCTCGGCTTTTTCCGGCTGGCAAGTGCAGCCGGGAAAGCGAACCGTGCAAGGGGAGCTTGAAAAAGGGCTCACAAAATTGCATAAAGGGGAAAATAAAAAGGTGGTGGCTTCCGGGCGTACAGATGCCCAGGTGCATGCCCGCGGCCAAGTCGTTCACTTCGATTCTTTTTTACAAATCCCAAGTGCGCGTTGGCCGCGAGCGTTTGACACGGTGTTGCCGCGAGACATGCAGGTGATATGCGTTGAACGTGTGCATGATCATTTTCACGCGCGTTTTGATGCTACGGCTAAAGAGTATCGTTTTTTTCTTCATGTCGGACGAGAGCGGGACGTGTTCCAGCGCCATTATGTGCATCACGTCTTTGCAAATGCGTTTGATCACGAAGCGGTCCGGCGATCATTGCAACCATTGATCGGCACGCATGATTTCTCGTCTTTTTGTGCGAGTGATACGAATGTAGAAAGTAAAGTGAGGACATTAAATGCCGCCAGCTATGTGCAGACAGCTGAAGGCGAATGGTGTTTTCGGTTCAACGGAGACGGTTTTCTTTACAACATGGTAAGGATCATCGTGGGGACAGCCATCAATATCGGGGCACGCCGTCTTGCCGTCGAGGATATGAACCGTATTTTGCATGCCCGTGATCGTCGGCAAGCGGGAATGACGGTCCCCGGACATGGGTTGTATTTATGGCAAGTGCAATATGGGCATAAAGACGTGTATCCTGCGGGTTGCGGCTAATTTTTTCATTTGACATCGGCGGGCGATTGTTATACGATATTAGTTGGCATTTCGTCCTCCACTAGCCCCGGAGACACGAATATGATGAACGAAAAAATAGATGTGAAGCGATTGAAAAAAGGAGGGAATCTCCCCAATGCGTCAGACATATATGGCCAAAGCAGATGAAATCGAACGCAAATGGTATGTCGTCGATGCCGAAGGAAAGAAGCTCGGACGGTTGGCAAGCGAAGTTGCTGCCATTTTGCGCGGAAAAAATAAACCGGAATTCACGCCGCACGTCGATACAGGTGACCATGTCATTATTATCAATGCGGAAAAGGTGGAGCTCACCGGCAACAAATTAACGGATAAAATGTATTATCGCCACAGTGGACACCCCGGAGGTTTAAAATCCACGAGAGCGTTGGAGATGCGTAAAAATAAACCGGTAAAAATGATTGAACTTGCTGTGCAAGGCATGCTCCCGAAAAATGCACTCGGCCGGCAAACAATTAAAAAACTGCACGTATATGAAGGATCCAACCACAAACATGAAGCACAAAAACCGGAAAGCTTGGAGCTCCACGGATAATAAAAAAGGAGGGATTTAATTGGCATCCTTGCAATATTACGGAACAGGCCGGCGCAA
The Salicibibacter kimchii DNA segment above includes these coding regions:
- the truA gene encoding tRNA pseudouridine(38-40) synthase TruA; protein product: MARWKATIAYDGSAFSGWQVQPGKRTVQGELEKGLTKLHKGENKKVVASGRTDAQVHARGQVVHFDSFLQIPSARWPRAFDTVLPRDMQVICVERVHDHFHARFDATAKEYRFFLHVGRERDVFQRHYVHHVFANAFDHEAVRRSLQPLIGTHDFSSFCASDTNVESKVRTLNAASYVQTAEGEWCFRFNGDGFLYNMVRIIVGTAINIGARRLAVEDMNRILHARDRRQAGMTVPGHGLYLWQVQYGHKDVYPAGCG
- the rplM gene encoding 50S ribosomal protein L13; amino-acid sequence: MRQTYMAKADEIERKWYVVDAEGKKLGRLASEVAAILRGKNKPEFTPHVDTGDHVIIINAEKVELTGNKLTDKMYYRHSGHPGGLKSTRALEMRKNKPVKMIELAVQGMLPKNALGRQTIKKLHVYEGSNHKHEAQKPESLELHG